A genomic segment from Kyrpidia tusciae DSM 2912 encodes:
- the pstA gene encoding phosphate ABC transporter permease PstA — translation MRRKVANVLAAIISALMVILAVIPLFHVLFYVLGHGLPGLSWTFFTNIPAPTGVPGGGMGNAILGSLILVAIASLVSVPLGIGAGIFLSEWGRGRLGDLVRWVADMLSGAPSIVVGLFIYSIVVVPMQGFSALSGGLALAVLMMPTVARSTEQMLRMVPVALREGSLALGANWAQTVWRVVMPAARRGILTGVMLAVARVMGETAPLIVTAFGSGFWPSSIFKPIAAVPLQVFVYAISPYPDWQQQAWTGALTLVLIVLVINIVARVALRDRMGVGR, via the coding sequence TTGCGACGAAAGGTGGCCAATGTCCTGGCCGCAATCATCAGCGCCCTGATGGTCATTCTGGCGGTCATACCTCTGTTTCACGTGTTGTTTTACGTACTCGGGCACGGGTTGCCGGGGTTGTCGTGGACATTTTTCACCAATATCCCCGCCCCCACGGGGGTACCCGGGGGAGGTATGGGCAACGCCATTCTCGGCTCGCTCATCCTGGTGGCCATTGCGTCATTGGTCAGCGTGCCCCTGGGAATTGGGGCGGGCATTTTTCTGTCGGAGTGGGGGAGGGGGCGCCTGGGGGATTTGGTGCGCTGGGTGGCGGACATGCTTTCCGGGGCTCCTTCCATCGTGGTGGGGCTATTCATCTATAGTATCGTCGTGGTACCCATGCAGGGGTTTTCGGCCCTGTCCGGAGGACTTGCTCTGGCGGTGCTCATGATGCCCACCGTGGCGCGAAGCACGGAGCAGATGCTGCGCATGGTGCCGGTGGCGCTGCGGGAGGGGTCGCTGGCCCTCGGGGCGAACTGGGCACAGACGGTGTGGCGGGTGGTCATGCCCGCGGCCAGGAGGGGAATTTTGACCGGCGTGATGCTGGCAGTGGCCCGGGTGATGGGGGAGACGGCGCCGCTGATTGTAACCGCCTTCGGCAGCGGATTCTGGCCGTCGAGTATCTTCAAACCCATTGCCGCCGTGCCACTTCAAGTGTTCGTGTACGCGATTTCGCCCTATCCGGACTGGCAGCAGCAGGCCTGGACCGGGGCCTTGACGCTAGTGTTGATCGTGCTGGTGATCAACATCGTAGCCCGGGTGGCTTTGAGAGACCGGATGGGCGTTGGGCGATAG
- the pstC gene encoding phosphate ABC transporter permease subunit PstC: MGRLRFLSRQADTLFRVGVSAMAILLLLTAAALVVLLAIQAMPSFREFGLGFFIGRQWDPVNNEFGALPFVYGTVVTSLIALILVIFVGIGSAIFLTQYLKGWLSSVVGFIIELLAAIPSVVYGLWGIFAIAPWMRTSVEPWLGAHLGFLPLFQGTPYGVGLLTAGFILAIMILPTVTSLSRDIMAVVPSAIKEGALALGATHWEMIRSTVLPYSWPGIIGALMLGLGRALGETMAVTMVIGNRPEVSASLFAPGHSMASVIANEFTEATSHLYLSALSEIGFTLFIVTALFSLLSRWLVVRLMARAGREV; encoded by the coding sequence GTGGGACGACTGCGGTTCTTGTCGCGCCAAGCCGACACGTTGTTTCGGGTCGGCGTGTCGGCTATGGCGATCCTTTTGCTCTTGACGGCAGCAGCTCTCGTGGTGTTGCTGGCGATCCAGGCGATGCCTTCGTTCCGCGAGTTTGGACTGGGCTTTTTTATCGGGCGGCAGTGGGACCCGGTCAACAATGAATTCGGGGCGCTGCCCTTTGTTTACGGCACCGTGGTTACATCATTGATCGCCCTGATTTTGGTGATTTTCGTGGGCATCGGATCGGCGATATTTCTGACCCAGTACCTCAAGGGATGGCTGTCATCGGTAGTGGGCTTTATCATTGAGCTTTTGGCGGCAATTCCGAGCGTTGTATACGGATTATGGGGGATTTTTGCCATTGCGCCGTGGATGCGCACCAGCGTGGAGCCTTGGCTCGGGGCGCACCTGGGATTCTTGCCCTTGTTTCAGGGGACGCCCTACGGGGTGGGGCTGCTGACGGCCGGGTTTATCCTCGCGATCATGATCCTGCCGACGGTAACCTCCCTTTCCCGGGATATCATGGCCGTGGTCCCCTCGGCGATCAAAGAGGGGGCACTGGCCCTGGGTGCCACCCATTGGGAGATGATTCGTTCCACGGTGTTGCCGTACTCATGGCCGGGGATCATCGGCGCCTTAATGTTGGGGCTCGGAAGGGCTCTCGGGGAGACGATGGCGGTGACGATGGTGATCGGCAACCGTCCGGAGGTGTCCGCTTCTCTGTTTGCACCGGGTCACAGTATGGCGAGCGTCATCGCCAACGAGTTCACCGAGGCCACATCACACCTCTATCTGTCGGCTCTTTCGGAGATCGGGTTTACGCTCTTTATCGTGACGGCCCTGTTTAGCCTGTTGTCCCGTTGGCTGGTGGTCAGGCTGATGGCGAGGGCCGGAAGGGAGGTTTGA